In Burkholderia savannae, one genomic interval encodes:
- a CDS encoding NAD+ synthase, which translates to MKTTRIALAQLNVTVGDFAGNVAKIVAAARAAHDAGAQLLIAPELALSGYPPEDLLLRPAFYAASDAALAALAAQLAPLTGLAVLVGHPLRGTGAGAPSADGNANRAIERGVAPVDTYNAASLIVGGEIVGTYRKQDLPNTEVFDEKRYFATDAAPYVFELNGVKFGVVICEDVWHASAAQLAKAAGAQVLIVPNGSPYHMNKEAVRIDILRARIRETGLPMVYVNLVGGQDELVFDGGSFVLDGAGELVAKMPQFEEGHAIVEFDGARPLPARIAPALSVEAQVYRALVLGVRDYIGKNGFPGAIIGLSGGVDSALVLAVAVDALGAGRVRAVMMPSRYTADISTTDAADMARRVGVRYDEIAIAPMFDAFRASLAAEFAGRAEDATEENIQARIRGTLLMALSNKFGSIVLTTGNKSEMAVGYCTLYGDMAGGFAVIKDIAKTLVYRLCHYRNAAAEYGKPDIIPERILTRAPSAELRENQTDQDSLPPYDVLDAIMRMYMEEDRPLADIVAAGYSETDVKRVTRLIKINEYKRRQAPVGIRVTHRAFGRDWRYPITSRFTESID; encoded by the coding sequence ATGAAGACGACCCGTATCGCACTTGCCCAACTCAACGTCACCGTCGGCGATTTCGCCGGCAACGTCGCCAAGATCGTCGCCGCCGCACGCGCCGCGCACGACGCCGGCGCGCAGCTTCTGATCGCGCCGGAACTCGCGCTGTCGGGCTATCCGCCCGAGGATCTGCTGCTGCGTCCCGCGTTCTACGCGGCGTCCGACGCGGCGCTCGCCGCGCTCGCCGCGCAACTCGCGCCGCTCACGGGGCTCGCGGTGCTCGTCGGCCATCCGCTGCGCGGGACCGGCGCGGGCGCGCCAAGCGCCGATGGTAATGCAAACCGCGCGATCGAGCGCGGCGTCGCGCCCGTCGACACGTACAACGCGGCGTCGCTCATCGTCGGCGGCGAGATCGTCGGCACGTACCGGAAGCAGGATCTGCCGAACACCGAGGTGTTCGACGAGAAGCGCTACTTCGCGACCGACGCCGCGCCGTACGTGTTCGAGCTGAACGGTGTGAAGTTCGGCGTCGTGATCTGCGAGGACGTGTGGCACGCGTCGGCCGCGCAGCTCGCGAAGGCCGCGGGCGCGCAGGTGCTGATCGTGCCGAACGGCTCGCCGTATCACATGAACAAGGAGGCGGTGCGCATCGACATCCTGCGCGCGCGGATTCGCGAGACGGGCCTGCCGATGGTCTACGTGAACCTCGTCGGCGGCCAGGACGAGCTCGTGTTCGACGGCGGCTCGTTCGTGCTCGACGGCGCGGGCGAGCTCGTCGCGAAGATGCCGCAGTTCGAGGAAGGCCACGCGATCGTCGAATTCGACGGCGCCCGGCCGCTGCCCGCGCGCATCGCGCCGGCGCTCTCGGTCGAGGCGCAGGTGTATCGCGCGCTCGTGCTCGGCGTGCGCGACTACATCGGCAAGAACGGTTTTCCGGGCGCGATCATCGGGCTGTCGGGCGGCGTCGATTCGGCGCTCGTGCTCGCGGTCGCGGTCGACGCGCTCGGCGCCGGGCGCGTGCGCGCGGTGATGATGCCGTCGCGCTACACGGCCGACATCTCGACGACCGACGCGGCGGACATGGCCAGGCGCGTCGGCGTGCGCTACGACGAGATCGCCATCGCGCCGATGTTCGACGCGTTCCGCGCGTCGCTCGCCGCCGAATTCGCGGGCCGCGCGGAAGATGCGACCGAGGAGAACATCCAGGCGCGCATTCGCGGCACGCTGCTGATGGCGCTGTCGAACAAGTTCGGCTCGATCGTGCTGACGACGGGCAACAAGAGCGAGATGGCAGTCGGCTACTGCACGCTGTACGGCGACATGGCGGGCGGCTTCGCGGTGATCAAGGACATCGCGAAGACGCTCGTCTACCGGCTCTGCCACTACCGCAACGCGGCGGCCGAGTACGGCAAGCCCGACATCATTCCCGAGCGAATCTTGACGCGCGCGCCGTCCGCGGAGCTGCGCGAGAATCAGACCGACCAGGACAGCCTGCCGCCGTACGACGTGCTCGACGCGATCATGCGGATGTACATGGAAGAGGACCGGCCGCTCGCGGACATCGTCGCGGCGGGCTATTCGGAGACGGACGTGAAGCGCGTCACGCGGCTCATCAAGATCAACGAGTACAAGCGCCGCCAGGCGCCTGTCGGCATTCGCGTCACGCATCGCGCGTTCGGGCGCGACTGGCGCTATCCGATCACGTCGCGCTTCACCGAGAGCATCGACTGA
- a CDS encoding aldehyde dehydrogenase family protein, with protein sequence MEEAKHFIAGAWAAPASGETIAVIDPSDGEPFARLARGTAPDVDAAVHAARAAFGGPWGAASAAERGRMLYRLSMLVAACREELSLIESRDTGKPLTQARADADALARYFEFYAGAADKLHGETLPYRDGYTVLTLREPHGVTGHIVPWNYPMQILGRSVGAALAAGNACVVKPSEDACLSVLRVAALAAEAGLPAGALNVVTGYGHEAGAALARHPGIDHISFTGSPDTGRLVAQMAAEHHASVTLELGGKSPQIVFADADLDAALPVLVSAIVQNAGQTCSAGSRVLIDRAVYEPLVERLATAFNGLKVGPGRADLDCGPLISAKQQQRVWDFLSDAQHDGIVMAAHGEVVPDAPETGFYQAPALLRDVPHTHRLAQEEVFGPVLAAMKFADEDEALALANGTPYGLVAGVWTRDGARQMRLARRLRAGQVFVNNYGAGGGVELPFGGTGRSGYGREKGFEALYGFTVLKTIALKHD encoded by the coding sequence ATGGAAGAGGCGAAGCATTTCATCGCGGGCGCATGGGCGGCGCCCGCGAGCGGCGAGACGATCGCCGTGATCGATCCGTCCGACGGCGAGCCGTTCGCGCGGCTCGCGCGCGGCACGGCGCCCGACGTCGACGCGGCCGTCCACGCGGCCCGCGCCGCGTTCGGCGGCCCGTGGGGCGCGGCGAGCGCGGCCGAGCGCGGACGCATGCTCTACCGGCTGTCGATGCTCGTCGCCGCGTGCCGCGAGGAGCTCTCGCTCATCGAGTCGCGCGACACCGGCAAGCCGCTCACGCAGGCGCGCGCGGACGCCGACGCGCTCGCCCGCTATTTCGAGTTCTACGCGGGTGCGGCGGACAAGCTGCACGGCGAGACGCTCCCCTACCGCGACGGCTACACGGTGCTCACGCTGCGTGAGCCGCACGGCGTGACGGGCCACATCGTGCCGTGGAACTACCCGATGCAGATCCTCGGGCGCAGCGTCGGCGCGGCGCTCGCCGCGGGCAACGCGTGCGTCGTCAAGCCGTCGGAGGACGCGTGCCTGTCGGTGCTGCGCGTCGCGGCGCTCGCGGCCGAAGCCGGGCTTCCCGCGGGTGCGCTCAACGTCGTGACGGGCTACGGCCACGAAGCGGGCGCGGCGCTCGCACGCCATCCGGGCATCGATCACATCTCGTTCACCGGCTCGCCGGATACAGGCCGCCTCGTCGCGCAGATGGCGGCCGAGCACCACGCGAGCGTCACGCTCGAGTTGGGCGGCAAGTCGCCGCAGATCGTGTTCGCCGACGCGGATCTCGACGCCGCGCTGCCCGTGCTCGTATCGGCGATCGTGCAGAACGCCGGCCAGACCTGCTCGGCCGGCAGCCGCGTGCTGATCGACAGGGCGGTCTACGAGCCGCTCGTCGAGCGTCTCGCCACCGCGTTCAACGGGCTGAAGGTCGGCCCCGGCCGCGCCGATCTCGACTGCGGGCCGCTCATCAGCGCGAAACAGCAGCAGCGCGTGTGGGATTTCCTGTCCGACGCGCAGCACGACGGCATCGTGATGGCCGCGCACGGCGAAGTCGTGCCGGACGCGCCCGAAACGGGCTTCTACCAGGCGCCCGCGCTGCTGCGCGATGTCCCGCACACGCACCGGCTCGCGCAGGAGGAAGTGTTCGGCCCGGTGCTCGCGGCGATGAAGTTCGCCGACGAGGACGAAGCGCTCGCGCTTGCGAACGGCACGCCGTACGGGCTCGTCGCGGGCGTGTGGACACGCGACGGCGCGCGCCAGATGCGGCTCGCGCGCCGGCTGCGCGCGGGGCAAGTGTTCGTCAACAACTACGGCGCGGGCGGCGGCGTCGAGCTGCCGTTCGGCGGCACCGGGCGCTCGGGCTACGGCCGCGAGAAAGGCTTCGAGGCGCTGTACGGCTTCACCGTGCTGAAGACGATCGCGCTCAAGCACGACTGA
- a CDS encoding MFS transporter, producing the protein MASTAPAFTPTPPSAFEAATYRKVSWRLAPLLLLCYVVAYLDRVNVGFAKLQMASDLHLSDAVYGLGAGIFFVGYFLFEVPSNVILHRVGARVWIARIMVTWGIISALTMFVSTPAMFYTMRFLLGVAEAGFFPGVILYLTYWYPAHRRGRMTTLFMTAVALSGVVGGPISGYILKTFDGANGWHGWQWLFLLEGVPSVLVGILLLFALDDRIAKTAWLDDDEKALLTRNIALEDARKEDLPLAVVFASPRVWLMGLIYFSFVMGLYGVGFWLPTLIKSTGVTDTFSIGLLSAVPYAAAVVAMLAIAHSADRRRERRWHLAIPAAAGALGLVLSVVWAHDTVLAMLGLTIATMGILTTLPLFWSLPTAFLGGTAAAAGIAIINSVGNLAGFLSPYLVGWLKQATASNDAGMYMLAGFLLLGGLLALSVPKALVDI; encoded by the coding sequence ATGGCCAGCACCGCGCCGGCGTTCACGCCGACTCCGCCGTCCGCCTTCGAGGCGGCAACCTACCGCAAGGTCTCGTGGCGGCTCGCGCCGCTGCTGCTGCTCTGCTACGTGGTCGCGTATCTCGATCGCGTGAACGTCGGCTTCGCGAAACTGCAGATGGCGTCCGACCTGCATCTGTCCGACGCGGTCTACGGCCTCGGCGCGGGCATCTTCTTCGTCGGCTACTTTCTGTTCGAGGTCCCGAGCAACGTGATCCTGCACCGGGTCGGCGCGCGGGTGTGGATCGCGCGGATCATGGTCACGTGGGGCATCATCTCCGCGCTGACGATGTTCGTGTCGACGCCCGCGATGTTCTACACGATGCGCTTCCTGCTCGGCGTCGCGGAAGCGGGCTTCTTCCCCGGCGTGATCCTCTATCTGACCTACTGGTATCCAGCGCACCGCCGCGGCAGGATGACCACGCTCTTCATGACGGCCGTCGCGCTGTCGGGCGTCGTCGGCGGCCCGATCTCCGGCTACATCCTGAAAACGTTCGACGGCGCGAACGGCTGGCACGGCTGGCAGTGGCTGTTCCTGCTCGAGGGCGTGCCGTCGGTGCTCGTCGGCATCCTGCTGCTGTTCGCGCTCGACGACCGGATCGCGAAGACGGCATGGCTCGACGACGATGAAAAGGCCCTCCTCACGCGCAACATCGCGCTCGAGGACGCGCGCAAAGAAGACCTGCCGCTCGCCGTCGTGTTCGCGAGCCCGCGCGTGTGGCTGATGGGCCTCATCTATTTCTCGTTCGTGATGGGGCTCTACGGCGTCGGCTTCTGGCTGCCGACGCTGATCAAGTCGACGGGCGTGACCGACACGTTCTCGATCGGCCTGCTGTCCGCCGTGCCGTATGCGGCGGCCGTCGTCGCGATGCTCGCGATCGCGCACAGCGCGGACCGCCGCCGCGAGCGGCGCTGGCATCTCGCGATCCCCGCGGCGGCGGGCGCGCTCGGGCTCGTGCTGTCGGTCGTCTGGGCGCACGACACGGTGCTCGCGATGCTCGGCCTCACGATCGCGACGATGGGCATCCTGACGACGCTGCCTCTCTTCTGGAGCCTGCCGACCGCGTTTCTCGGCGGCACGGCCGCGGCCGCGGGCATCGCGATCATCAATTCGGTCGGCAATCTGGCCGGCTTCCTGAGCCCGTACCTCGTCGGCTGGCTCAAGCAGGCGACCGCGTCGAACGACGCCGGGATGTACATGCTCGCCGGGTTCCTCTTGCTGGGCGGCCTGCTCGCGCTGTCGGTGCCGAAGGCGCTCGTCGACATCTGA
- a CDS encoding GNAT family N-acetyltransferase: MKHERCDYRMGILSSPLDASAAEWDALVARAPRPTPFLKHAFLSALHRAGCAVDDTGWTPRFVTLADAATGALVAAAPVYAKRHSYGEYVFDWAWADAYQRNELPYYPKLLCAVPFTPVQGSRLLAVDDDARRRLAATLVALAEQSEVSSLHVLFPTEDEARTLADMGMMLREGVQFHWLNDGYRDFDAFLGTLEQKKRKNIRAERRKVAQAGVTFRRVRGEDATDADWRFFARCYRQTYREHFSSPYLTLDFFREIGATMPENLLLVIAERDGRPIASALAVYQRDASGGGTLYGRYWGALEHVPCLHFETAYYQLLEFCIDERLDTFEGGAQGEHKLARGFMPTVTRSAHWLAHPAFADAVGRFLSQEANQIHAYVDELREHNPFRDGER; this comes from the coding sequence TTGAAACACGAACGCTGCGATTATCGCATGGGCATCCTGTCGTCTCCGCTCGACGCAAGCGCCGCGGAGTGGGACGCGCTCGTCGCGCGCGCGCCGCGCCCGACACCCTTTCTGAAACACGCCTTCCTGAGCGCGCTGCACCGCGCGGGCTGCGCGGTCGACGACACCGGCTGGACGCCGCGCTTCGTCACGCTCGCGGACGCCGCGACGGGCGCGCTCGTCGCGGCCGCGCCCGTCTATGCGAAGCGCCATTCGTATGGCGAATACGTGTTCGACTGGGCGTGGGCCGACGCATACCAGCGCAACGAGCTGCCGTATTACCCGAAGCTGCTGTGCGCGGTGCCGTTCACGCCCGTGCAGGGCAGCCGGCTCCTCGCCGTCGACGACGACGCGCGCCGCCGGCTCGCCGCGACGCTCGTCGCGCTCGCCGAGCAGAGCGAGGTGTCTTCGCTGCACGTGCTGTTTCCGACCGAAGACGAGGCGCGCACGCTCGCCGACATGGGGATGATGCTGCGCGAAGGCGTGCAGTTCCATTGGCTCAACGACGGCTACCGCGATTTCGACGCGTTCCTCGGCACGCTCGAGCAGAAGAAGCGCAAGAACATCCGCGCGGAACGCCGCAAGGTCGCGCAAGCGGGCGTCACGTTCCGGCGCGTGCGCGGCGAGGACGCGACCGACGCGGATTGGCGTTTCTTCGCGCGCTGCTACCGCCAGACGTACCGCGAGCACTTCTCGAGCCCGTATCTGACTCTCGATTTCTTCCGCGAGATCGGCGCGACGATGCCGGAGAACCTGCTGCTCGTGATCGCCGAGCGCGACGGCCGGCCGATCGCGAGCGCGCTCGCCGTCTACCAGCGCGACGCGTCGGGCGGCGGCACGCTGTACGGCCGCTACTGGGGCGCGCTCGAACACGTGCCGTGCCTGCATTTCGAAACCGCGTACTACCAGTTGCTCGAATTCTGCATCGACGAGCGGCTCGACACGTTCGAAGGCGGCGCGCAAGGCGAGCACAAGCTCGCGCGCGGCTTCATGCCGACCGTCACGCGCTCCGCGCACTGGCTCGCGCATCCGGCGTTCGCCGACGCGGTGGGCCGCTTCCTCTCGCAGGAGGCGAACCAGATTCACGCCTACGTCGACGAGTTGCGCGAGCACAATCCGTTCAGGGACGGCGAACGCTGA
- a CDS encoding GIY-YIG nuclease family protein, translating to MSWYLYLIECADGSVYTGITTDVAARFSQHAQGKGARYTRARKPRAVLASFELADRSSASRAEYWVKRLTPTQKRALAGGSLSLASVLPAPDAGATRRADGDCATPAPAAGIAETATAEAATAIGAAMTTGGTATADRAAKPKKAPNAAKISKQTATGSSGAPTTSGRRAEPARARSARAAAPQRTRTKQNRAAS from the coding sequence ATGTCCTGGTATCTGTATCTGATCGAATGCGCTGACGGCAGCGTCTACACCGGCATCACGACCGACGTCGCCGCACGTTTCTCGCAGCACGCGCAAGGCAAGGGCGCGCGCTACACGCGCGCGCGCAAGCCGAGGGCCGTGCTCGCGTCGTTCGAGCTCGCCGATCGCTCGAGCGCGTCGCGCGCCGAATATTGGGTCAAACGGCTGACGCCGACGCAAAAGCGCGCGCTAGCGGGAGGCTCGCTCTCGCTCGCGTCGGTGCTGCCGGCCCCTGACGCCGGCGCGACACGCCGCGCGGACGGCGATTGCGCGACACCCGCGCCGGCAGCCGGCATCGCCGAAACGGCGACGGCCGAAGCCGCAACCGCAATCGGCGCGGCGATGACGACGGGCGGCACGGCTACCGCGGATCGCGCCGCGAAGCCGAAGAAGGCCCCAAACGCGGCGAAAATATCGAAACAGACGGCGACCGGGTCTTCCGGGGCCCCGACGACTTCGGGAAGGAGAGCGGAGCCTGCGCGCGCGCGTTCCGCCCGCGCGGCGGCCCCGCAGCGGACGCGCACCAAACAAAACCGCGCGGCCTCTTGA
- a CDS encoding DHA2 family efflux MFS transporter permease subunit translates to MPNTSSRTTLLWIVATAFFMQSVDTTIVNTALPSIAHALGQDALSMHGVVTAYTLTMATLTPASGWLADRFGTRRVFFVAIVVFALGSLCCAAATSATQLVVARVLQGIGGSMLLPIGRLAVLRGVPGDEYVAALAFVSIFGQIGPILGPTLGGWLTQSMSWYWVFLVNLPICAVGLVAVRRYMPRDEPIDPPPFDYTGYTLLSSAMIVGSLAIDALSDGGYTDWTLGVTAIAAAAAIMYVAHARRRANPLFRLELFREPNFAVGLAGNLVSRIGIGATPFLLPLMMQLEFGYSPLRSGLMLVPAAIAGVIAKPWIAPLVRRYGYRTFLFVNTLIVGAVIALFAAIGPDTPLVAEMALIAIFGAINSIQIAAMNSVTLKGLPHRDAASGNSLYSMVQMLSMGLGASVGSGLTSLFGEQTGSSLLGFKLSFVCVGVVTLVSAAIFRRIQEAPATRTRPGHAVAHR, encoded by the coding sequence ATGCCCAACACCTCTTCCCGAACGACGCTGCTATGGATCGTCGCCACCGCGTTCTTCATGCAGTCCGTCGACACGACCATCGTCAACACGGCGCTGCCGTCGATCGCCCACGCGCTCGGCCAGGACGCGCTCTCGATGCACGGCGTCGTCACCGCCTACACACTGACGATGGCCACCCTCACGCCCGCGTCCGGCTGGCTCGCGGATCGCTTTGGCACGCGTCGCGTGTTCTTCGTCGCGATTGTCGTGTTCGCGCTCGGCTCGCTCTGCTGCGCGGCCGCGACGAGCGCGACGCAGCTCGTCGTCGCCCGCGTGCTGCAAGGCATCGGCGGCTCGATGCTGCTGCCGATCGGCCGGCTCGCGGTACTGCGCGGTGTGCCCGGCGACGAATACGTGGCCGCGCTCGCGTTCGTGTCGATCTTCGGCCAGATCGGGCCGATCCTCGGCCCAACGCTCGGCGGCTGGCTCACGCAGTCGATGTCGTGGTACTGGGTGTTCCTCGTCAACCTGCCGATCTGCGCGGTCGGCCTCGTCGCCGTCCGCCGCTACATGCCGCGCGACGAGCCGATCGATCCTCCGCCGTTCGACTACACGGGCTACACGCTGCTGTCGAGCGCGATGATCGTCGGCTCGCTCGCGATCGACGCGTTGTCCGACGGCGGCTACACGGACTGGACCCTCGGCGTGACCGCGATCGCCGCGGCCGCGGCGATCATGTACGTCGCCCATGCGCGCCGGCGCGCGAATCCGCTCTTCCGGCTCGAACTCTTTCGCGAACCGAACTTCGCTGTCGGCCTCGCCGGCAACCTGGTCTCGCGGATCGGCATCGGCGCGACGCCCTTCCTGCTGCCGCTGATGATGCAGCTCGAATTCGGCTATTCTCCGTTGCGCTCGGGGCTCATGCTCGTGCCGGCCGCCATCGCGGGCGTGATCGCGAAGCCGTGGATCGCGCCGCTCGTTCGCCGCTACGGCTATCGCACGTTTCTGTTCGTCAACACGCTGATCGTCGGCGCCGTGATCGCGCTGTTCGCGGCGATCGGCCCCGACACGCCGCTCGTCGCCGAAATGGCGCTGATTGCGATCTTCGGCGCGATCAACTCGATTCAGATCGCGGCAATGAACAGCGTGACGCTGAAAGGCCTGCCGCACCGCGACGCGGCGAGCGGCAACAGCCTGTATTCGATGGTGCAGATGCTGTCGATGGGGCTCGGCGCGTCGGTGGGCAGCGGGCTCACGAGCCTGTTTGGCGAGCAGACCGGCTCGTCGCTGCTCGGCTTCAAGCTGAGCTTCGTTTGCGTCGGCGTGGTGACGCTCGTGTCCGCGGCGATCTTCCGGCGCATCCAGGAAGCGCCCGCGACGCGCACACGGCCCGGCCACGCGGTCGCGCACCGCTAG
- a CDS encoding heme biosynthesis protein HemY yields MTLRGIIWLAVLFAIAAALATVGRFDTGQVLIVYPPYRVDVSLNFFVLAIIVAFIVLYALMRIVRNVWRMPQRVAAYRARMRNERAQASLRDALANLYAGRFSRAEKAARDALAVDANQGAASLIAAAATHRMHEYARRDEWLAKVSGQEWQDARLLATADMRADGRDAEGALAALAEMQASGGKRIHAQQIALRAQQQLKNWGEVLKIAKALEKREALHPAAAVRLRQQAAEHLLRDRRHDADALLEVWQSLSAAERQSPRLADLAAELLIALERRQEARRIVEDALAHNWNARLLRRYPDTAGSDALPLIQKAEGWRRERPEDADLLFALGRLCQQQQLWGKAQSFLESALKLADDEPLKIRTHRALARLFEHLGETDKAAQHYRESALSITVV; encoded by the coding sequence ATGACGCTGCGTGGAATCATTTGGCTCGCCGTGCTGTTCGCGATCGCCGCGGCGCTCGCGACGGTCGGCCGCTTCGACACCGGCCAGGTGCTGATCGTCTACCCGCCGTATCGCGTCGACGTGTCGCTCAACTTCTTCGTGCTCGCGATCATCGTCGCCTTCATCGTGCTGTATGCGCTGATGCGGATCGTGCGCAACGTGTGGCGGATGCCGCAGCGCGTCGCCGCGTATCGCGCGCGGATGCGCAACGAGCGCGCGCAGGCCTCGTTGCGCGACGCGCTCGCGAACCTGTACGCGGGCCGCTTCTCGCGTGCGGAAAAGGCCGCGCGCGATGCGCTCGCGGTCGACGCGAACCAGGGCGCGGCGAGCCTCATCGCCGCCGCGGCGACGCACCGGATGCACGAGTATGCGCGTCGCGACGAATGGCTCGCGAAGGTGAGCGGGCAGGAATGGCAGGACGCGCGCCTGCTCGCGACGGCCGACATGCGTGCGGACGGCCGCGACGCCGAGGGCGCGCTCGCCGCGCTCGCCGAGATGCAGGCGTCGGGCGGCAAGCGCATCCATGCGCAGCAGATCGCGCTGCGCGCGCAGCAGCAACTGAAGAACTGGGGCGAGGTGCTGAAGATCGCGAAGGCGCTCGAAAAGCGCGAGGCGCTGCATCCGGCCGCCGCCGTGCGTCTGCGCCAGCAGGCGGCCGAGCATCTGCTGCGCGATCGCCGGCACGACGCCGACGCGCTCCTCGAAGTGTGGCAGTCGCTGTCGGCCGCCGAGCGGCAGTCGCCGCGCCTCGCGGATCTCGCGGCCGAATTGCTGATCGCGCTCGAGCGCCGCCAGGAAGCGCGGCGAATCGTCGAGGACGCGCTCGCGCACAACTGGAACGCGCGGCTGCTGCGCCGCTATCCGGACACGGCGGGCTCCGACGCGCTGCCGCTGATCCAGAAGGCGGAGGGTTGGCGCCGGGAACGCCCGGAAGACGCGGACCTGCTGTTCGCGCTCGGCCGGCTGTGCCAGCAGCAGCAACTGTGGGGCAAGGCGCAGTCGTTCCTCGAATCGGCGCTGAAGCTCGCCGACGACGAGCCGCTCAAGATCCGCACGCATCGCGCGCTCGCGCGCCTGTTCGAGCATCTCGGCGAGACCGACAAGGCCGCGCAGCATTATCGCGAAAGCGCGCTCTCGATCACGGTTGTTTGA
- a CDS encoding SDR family oxidoreductase: MRLSGKTAVVTGAGSGFGEGIAKTFAREGACVVVNDLNAAAAERVASEIALAGGRALAIAGDVSRGNDWRALLDAALDAFGGVHVVVNNAGTTHRNKPVLDVTEAEFDRVYAVNMKSLFWSVQTFVPYFRQAGGGAFVNIASTAGVRPRPGLVWYNSTKGAMITASKTLAVELGADRIRVNCVNPVLGETGLTAEFMGVPDTPENRARFIATIPLGRLSTPQDIANAALYLASDDAAFVTGVCVEVDGGRCV, from the coding sequence ATGCGGTTGAGCGGCAAGACGGCCGTCGTCACGGGCGCAGGCTCGGGCTTCGGCGAAGGCATCGCGAAAACGTTCGCGCGCGAGGGCGCGTGCGTCGTCGTCAACGATCTGAACGCGGCGGCGGCCGAGCGCGTCGCGAGCGAAATCGCGCTCGCGGGCGGCCGCGCGCTCGCCATCGCGGGCGACGTGTCGCGCGGCAACGACTGGCGCGCGCTGCTCGACGCCGCGCTCGACGCGTTCGGCGGCGTGCACGTCGTCGTCAACAACGCGGGCACCACGCATCGCAACAAGCCGGTGCTCGACGTCACCGAAGCCGAGTTCGATCGCGTGTATGCGGTCAACATGAAGAGCCTCTTCTGGAGCGTGCAGACGTTCGTGCCGTACTTTCGCCAAGCGGGCGGCGGCGCGTTCGTCAACATCGCGTCGACCGCTGGCGTGCGGCCGCGCCCGGGCCTCGTCTGGTACAACAGCACGAAGGGCGCGATGATCACCGCGAGCAAGACTCTCGCCGTCGAGCTCGGAGCCGACCGGATTCGCGTGAACTGCGTGAACCCGGTGCTCGGCGAGACCGGCCTCACGGCCGAGTTCATGGGCGTGCCGGACACGCCGGAGAACCGCGCGCGCTTCATCGCGACGATCCCGCTCGGCCGCCTGTCGACGCCGCAGGACATCGCGAACGCGGCGCTCTATCTCGCATCCGACGACGCGGCGTTCGTCACCGGCGTGTGCGTCGAAGTCGACGGCGGCCGCTGCGTCTGA
- the ppa gene encoding inorganic diphosphatase yields the protein MSFSNVPAGKDLPQDFNVIIEIPAQSEPVKYEADKELGLLVVDRFIGTGMRYPVNYGFIPQTLSGDGDPVDVLVITPFPLLAGSVVRARALGMLKMTDESGVDAKLVAVPHDKVCPMTANLKSIDDVPAYLKDQIKHFFEQYKALEKGKWVKVEGWDGIDAAHKEITEGVANFKK from the coding sequence ATGAGCTTCAGCAACGTCCCGGCCGGCAAGGATCTGCCGCAAGACTTCAACGTGATCATCGAGATCCCGGCGCAAAGCGAGCCGGTCAAGTACGAAGCCGACAAGGAACTCGGCCTCCTCGTCGTCGACCGCTTCATCGGCACCGGCATGCGCTATCCGGTGAACTACGGCTTCATTCCGCAGACGCTGTCGGGCGACGGCGATCCCGTCGACGTGCTCGTCATCACGCCGTTTCCGCTGCTCGCGGGCTCGGTCGTTCGCGCGCGCGCGCTCGGCATGCTGAAGATGACCGACGAATCGGGCGTCGACGCGAAGCTCGTCGCGGTGCCGCACGACAAGGTCTGCCCGATGACGGCGAACCTGAAGTCGATCGACGACGTGCCCGCGTACCTGAAGGATCAGATCAAGCACTTCTTCGAGCAGTACAAGGCGCTCGAGAAGGGCAAGTGGGTGAAGGTCGAGGGCTGGGACGGCATCGACGCGGCGCACAAGGAAATCACCGAAGGCGTCGCGAACTTCAAGAAGTAA